From Candidatus Sphingomonas colombiensis, one genomic window encodes:
- the gspK gene encoding type II secretion system minor pseudopilin GspK, with the protein MRQSRRAVVMRPERERGAALLTVLLLVAVIAVMAATGLEKLRIATRLGGNTVALDQARAYAQAVEALATTRVTALLQQDATRVTLAGGWSGRPFALPVPDGTAVARVTDGGNCFNLNSLVKRDGDGRYAAYTPAIEQFARLMRLVGAPNGDSIAAAAADWIDSDDIPLPGGAEDSTYLGGQPAYRTAGTLMVDPSELRAVAGVTAEAYAALQPWICTLPRAERSVINVNTLSLEQAPLLAMLLPDAVGMAGARAILARRPAGGYANRDAIWRAPGQAGISPDQLATDQVDVTSHWFALRVDVALAGVSLQERGLIDATALPARLVSRQWGEP; encoded by the coding sequence ATGCGCCAGAGCCGCCGCGCGGTCGTCATGCGCCCTGAACGCGAGCGCGGCGCCGCGCTGCTCACCGTGCTGCTGCTTGTCGCGGTGATCGCGGTAATGGCGGCGACTGGGCTGGAGAAATTGCGTATCGCCACCCGGCTCGGTGGGAACACCGTCGCGCTCGATCAGGCGCGCGCTTATGCGCAGGCGGTGGAGGCGTTGGCGACCACCCGCGTCACGGCGCTGCTGCAACAGGATGCGACCCGCGTGACCCTCGCGGGCGGCTGGAGCGGCCGTCCCTTCGCGTTGCCGGTGCCGGACGGGACTGCGGTAGCGCGGGTGACGGACGGCGGGAATTGTTTCAATCTCAACAGTCTGGTCAAGCGCGACGGGGATGGCCGCTATGCGGCCTATACACCGGCGATTGAGCAATTCGCGCGGCTGATGCGGCTGGTCGGCGCGCCCAATGGCGACAGCATCGCCGCTGCCGCCGCCGACTGGATCGACAGCGACGATATTCCATTGCCCGGAGGCGCAGAGGATTCGACCTATCTCGGCGGCCAGCCCGCATATCGCACCGCCGGCACGCTGATGGTGGATCCGAGCGAATTGCGCGCGGTCGCGGGGGTCACGGCCGAGGCCTATGCCGCGCTCCAGCCGTGGATCTGTACCCTGCCGCGCGCCGAGCGATCGGTGATCAACGTCAACACGCTCAGCCTGGAACAGGCGCCGTTGCTCGCGATGCTGTTGCCCGATGCGGTGGGGATGGCCGGCGCCCGCGCGATTTTGGCGCGCCGGCCGGCTGGCGGTTATGCGAATCGCGATGCGATCTGGCGGGCGCCCGGGCAGGCCGGGATCAGCCCCGATCAACTCGCGACGGATCAGGTTGACGTGACCTCGCATTGGTTCGCGCTTCGCGTGGATGTGGCGTTGGCGGGCGTTTCGTTGCAGGAACGGGGGCTGATCGACGCGACCGCTCTTCCCGCGCGGCTCGTCTCGC
- the gspJ gene encoding type II secretion system minor pseudopilin GspJ, which produces MSMRRAADSGFTLVEVMIALLIFGMIAAAGVAMLSFSIRAQSAMGDRLDDLGAIERLSSIVGADLGQAVDRPTRDERGTLLPAFVGTATTVRLVRGGWINIDAAARASLQKVEYRLDGDTIERIGYPMLDGAEAFPPGPMLDKVSTIALRYRFHGAWSDRWDGTQGAPLPQAVELVITRRDGVVLRQIFLTGTGYAPEPPRGRHAP; this is translated from the coding sequence ATGAGCATGCGCCGCGCCGCCGATTCGGGTTTCACCTTGGTGGAGGTGATGATCGCGCTGCTGATTTTCGGCATGATCGCGGCGGCTGGCGTCGCGATGCTGTCGTTCAGCATCCGCGCCCAATCGGCGATGGGAGACCGGCTCGACGATCTCGGGGCGATCGAGCGGCTTTCCTCGATCGTTGGCGCGGATCTGGGACAGGCTGTCGATCGGCCGACCCGCGATGAACGCGGCACGCTGCTTCCCGCATTCGTCGGTACGGCCACTACCGTGCGGCTGGTGCGCGGCGGGTGGATCAATATCGACGCGGCGGCGCGGGCGTCGTTGCAGAAAGTGGAATATCGGCTCGACGGCGATACGATCGAGCGGATCGGCTATCCGATGCTCGATGGGGCCGAGGCTTTTCCGCCGGGCCCGATGCTGGACAAGGTGAGCACGATCGCGCTGCGCTATCGCTTCCATGGCGCGTGGAGCGATCGCTGGGATGGGACCCAGGGCGCGCCACTGCCGCAAGCGGTGGAATTGGTGATCACGCGGCGCGATGGCGTCGTGCTGCGCCAAATCTTCCTGACAGGCACAGGCTATGCGCCAGAGCCGCCGCGCGGTCGTCATGCGCCCTGA
- the gspI gene encoding type II secretion system minor pseudopilin GspI, with amino-acid sequence MCSRRSAEHGFTCSRRSAEHGFTLIEIMVALIVFSLAALALIRLEGATIRSTGVLDTTLLAQTVARNIAIEAVTDAAPPPAGKAEGTEHNGGADWHWVRQVSAIGDGQVMRVDVSVAGRDGRQISHLTMVRPTADAAR; translated from the coding sequence ATGTGTTCGCGACGTTCCGCCGAACACGGCTTCACGTGTTCGCGACGCTCCGCCGAACACGGCTTCACGTTGATCGAGATCATGGTCGCGCTCATCGTATTCAGCCTCGCGGCGCTCGCGCTGATCCGGCTGGAGGGCGCGACGATACGCTCCACCGGCGTGCTGGATACGACGCTGCTCGCACAGACGGTGGCGCGCAACATCGCGATCGAGGCGGTCACCGATGCCGCTCCGCCGCCTGCAGGCAAGGCCGAAGGGACCGAGCATAACGGCGGCGCGGACTGGCATTGGGTGCGTCAGGTCAGCGCGATCGGTGATGGTCAGGTGATGCGCGTGGATGTGTCGGTCGCGGGGCGCGACGGGCGGCAGATCAGCCACCTGACGATGGTGCGTCCAACCGCCGATGCGGCGCGATGA
- a CDS encoding GspH/FimT family pseudopilin, which yields MIELMVVITVIALAASAAVLAMPDPRGRVIDEAARFAVRVRAARDGAIINARPTSVWVTPEGYGFDRWDGGRWVAMDEKPLKVAQWARGTSATIADRTRVTFDTTGMADRPVAIPLLRERARATVTIDPTGAVRVDG from the coding sequence TTGATCGAACTGATGGTCGTCATCACGGTGATCGCTTTAGCGGCGTCGGCGGCAGTGCTGGCGATGCCCGATCCGCGTGGGCGCGTGATCGACGAGGCGGCGCGCTTCGCGGTCAGGGTGCGCGCGGCGCGCGACGGCGCGATCATCAACGCGCGCCCGACGAGCGTATGGGTGACGCCGGAGGGATATGGCTTCGATCGCTGGGATGGCGGCCGCTGGGTGGCGATGGATGAAAAGCCGCTGAAGGTGGCGCAATGGGCGCGCGGCACCAGCGCGACGATCGCCGATCGAACACGCGTGACTTTTGACACCACCGGCATGGCCGATCGCCCAGTCGCCATCCCGTTGTTGCGGGAGCGGGCACGGGCGACCGTGACGATCGATCCCACCGGCGCGGTCCGCGTCGATGGCTGA
- the gspG gene encoding type II secretion system major pseudopilin GspG, producing the protein MPTHEQKRRPEPNRRRREDGFTLVELMVVIVIIGLLATIVALNVLPSGDTARIQKAKADIANIEQALELYKLQIGSYPTTTQGLGALVTAPTGVDVARYQAGGYLKKLPNDPWNRPYLYAAPGKHSPADVWSLGADGKEGGEGGDADIGSWQ; encoded by the coding sequence ATGCCTACCCACGAACAGAAGCGCCGCCCCGAACCCAACCGCCGCCGTCGCGAGGATGGGTTTACGCTGGTCGAGCTGATGGTGGTGATCGTGATCATCGGCCTGCTCGCCACGATCGTCGCGCTCAACGTCCTGCCCTCCGGCGACACCGCGCGCATCCAGAAGGCCAAGGCCGATATCGCCAATATCGAGCAGGCGCTGGAGCTCTACAAGCTTCAGATCGGCAGCTATCCCACGACAACGCAGGGGCTTGGCGCGCTCGTCACCGCGCCGACGGGTGTGGATGTGGCGCGTTATCAGGCGGGCGGGTATCTGAAGAAGCTGCCGAATGATCCGTGGAATCGCCCGTATCTCTATGCGGCGCCAGGGAAACATTCCCCGGCCGATGTTTGGAGCCTCGGCGCGGACGGTAAGGAAGGCGGTGAGGGGGGCGATGCCGATATCGGCTCCTGGCAATAG
- the gspF gene encoding type II secretion system inner membrane protein GspF: MADFDYLAIDTRGNETRGHVAAADADAARAVLDRRRLYVVRIEPGAAQPARGRPLFGLQLLRGRMSAKQLTLFTRQLATLNRVSPLEESLRTITRQTEQESVRAIVATVHAGVVEGRRLADAMAREPRSFPILYRAMVAAGESSGTLPTILDRLAVLLERQAEIRGKILTALTYPAILAIVAMGVVLALMAFVVPQVVEQFDTVGQQLPLLTRIVIAISHLLVGWWWAMLIGLAALGGLAWLALRQPPIRLRFDTWLLRVPLLGRLIRDLHAARMARTLATMVASRLPLLEGLALTAGTIHNRRLRLASDEITASIRGGGSLSGAMRRTGVFPPLLTYLAASGEAAGRLDEMLERAADYLEREFDRFTATALSLLEPAIIVVMGGVVATIVLSILLPILQLNTLAGQ; the protein is encoded by the coding sequence ATGGCTGATTTCGATTATCTCGCGATCGATACGCGTGGGAATGAGACGCGTGGGCATGTCGCCGCGGCCGATGCGGATGCGGCGCGGGCGGTGCTCGATCGGCGACGGCTGTATGTCGTGCGGATCGAGCCGGGCGCGGCGCAGCCGGCGCGGGGGCGGCCGTTGTTTGGGCTGCAATTGCTGCGCGGGCGGATGTCGGCGAAGCAACTCACCTTGTTCACCCGCCAGCTTGCCACGCTGAACCGCGTTTCCCCGCTGGAGGAATCGCTGCGCACGATCACGCGGCAGACCGAGCAGGAAAGCGTGCGTGCGATCGTCGCAACGGTCCATGCCGGCGTGGTCGAGGGGCGGCGGCTGGCCGATGCGATGGCGCGCGAGCCGCGCAGCTTTCCGATCCTGTATCGCGCGATGGTGGCGGCCGGCGAAAGCTCGGGCACCTTGCCGACGATCCTCGATCGGCTCGCGGTGCTGCTCGAGCGGCAGGCGGAAATACGCGGCAAGATACTGACGGCGTTAACTTATCCCGCGATCCTCGCGATCGTCGCGATGGGGGTGGTGCTGGCGCTGATGGCGTTCGTCGTGCCTCAGGTGGTGGAACAGTTCGATACCGTTGGGCAGCAATTGCCGCTGCTCACGCGGATCGTGATCGCGATATCGCATCTGCTGGTCGGTTGGTGGTGGGCGATGCTGATCGGTCTCGCCGCGCTTGGGGGGCTGGCTTGGCTCGCACTGCGGCAGCCGCCGATCCGGCTGAGGTTCGACACCTGGTTGCTGCGCGTACCGTTGCTGGGCCGGCTGATCCGCGATCTCCACGCCGCTCGCATGGCGCGGACGCTGGCGACGATGGTGGCGAGCCGGTTGCCGTTGCTGGAGGGGCTCGCGCTGACGGCGGGGACGATCCACAATCGCCGCTTGCGCCTCGCCTCGGATGAGATCACCGCCTCGATCCGTGGCGGCGGCAGCCTGTCCGGCGCGATGCGGCGGACGGGGGTGTTCCCGCCCTTGCTCACCTATCTCGCGGCATCTGGCGAGGCGGCGGGGCGGCTCGATGAGATGCTGGAGCGCGCCGCCGATTATCTGGAGCGCGAATTCGATCGTTTCACCGCTACTGCGCTGTCGCTGCTGGAGCCGGCGATCATCGTCGTGATGGGCGGAGTGGTGGCGACGATCGTGCTGTCGATCCTGCTGCCGATACTTCAGCTCAACACGCTTGCAGGCCAATGA
- the gspE gene encoding type II secretion system ATPase GspE, whose protein sequence is MNGAGGISEAVPQPEAAAEPAPAVIPPVQLPYAFARRFGVILDGARVALREGADPKALIEVRRVVGHPFDVETVASTAFDRLLSDHYAMDGQATALAAVGMGDELDLLADGIPTAEDLLDTADDAPAIRLINGVIADAARHGVSDIHIEPYETGLVVRMRIDGVLRETLRMPPHVASVVVSRIKVMARLDIAERRVPQDGRMGLTLGGKLLDVRVSTLPSRAGERVVLRILDKDNAGIDLDALGMSQRMHALIDHAIHEPNGIVLVTGPTGSGKTTTLYAALRMLNDGSRNILTVEDPVEYAVDGVGQTQVNPKVGLTFAAGLRAILRQDPDVVMVGEIRDRETAEIAVQASLTGHLVLSTVHTNDAIGAITRMRDMKVEPFLLASTLRAVVAQRLVRRLCPSCRRPMKAGETVAILLGIAPGTIVYEANGCGECSHTGYKGRVGVFEAVRVDDTIRRLINEGADEVAIARHAFAVNETLADAARRLVEQGVTTAEEAVRVSRHDAMDEADSADV, encoded by the coding sequence ATGAACGGCGCGGGCGGCATATCGGAGGCGGTGCCGCAGCCTGAGGCGGCGGCCGAACCGGCCCCCGCCGTCATTCCGCCGGTGCAATTGCCTTATGCCTTCGCGCGTCGTTTCGGCGTGATCCTCGATGGTGCGCGGGTCGCGTTGCGGGAGGGCGCCGATCCCAAGGCGCTGATCGAGGTGCGCCGGGTCGTCGGGCATCCGTTCGATGTGGAGACGGTGGCTTCGACGGCGTTCGATCGGCTGCTCAGCGACCATTATGCGATGGACGGACAGGCCACCGCGCTGGCGGCGGTCGGCATGGGGGATGAACTCGATCTGCTCGCGGATGGCATCCCCACCGCGGAGGATTTGCTCGATACCGCCGACGATGCGCCCGCGATCCGCCTGATCAACGGCGTGATCGCCGATGCCGCGCGGCACGGCGTCAGCGATATCCATATCGAGCCATATGAAACCGGTCTGGTCGTCCGCATGCGGATCGACGGCGTGTTGCGCGAAACGCTCAGAATGCCGCCGCATGTCGCGTCGGTGGTGGTGAGCCGCATCAAGGTGATGGCACGGCTCGATATCGCCGAGCGGCGCGTGCCGCAGGATGGCCGGATGGGGCTTACGCTGGGCGGCAAATTGCTCGACGTGCGCGTATCGACGCTTCCAAGCCGCGCGGGTGAGCGCGTGGTGCTGCGTATTCTCGACAAGGATAATGCCGGGATCGATCTGGACGCGCTCGGCATGAGCCAGCGGATGCATGCGCTGATCGACCATGCGATCCACGAACCGAACGGTATCGTGCTCGTCACCGGGCCAACCGGCAGCGGCAAGACGACGACGCTCTACGCCGCGTTGCGCATGTTGAACGACGGCAGCCGCAATATTCTGACGGTCGAGGATCCGGTGGAATATGCCGTCGACGGCGTGGGGCAGACGCAGGTGAATCCCAAGGTTGGGCTGACCTTCGCCGCCGGGCTCCGCGCGATCCTGCGGCAGGATCCCGATGTGGTGATGGTCGGCGAAATCCGCGACCGCGAGACGGCGGAGATCGCGGTGCAAGCGTCGCTCACCGGGCATCTCGTGCTCTCCACTGTCCATACCAACGACGCGATCGGCGCGATCACGCGAATGCGCGATATGAAGGTGGAGCCGTTCCTGCTCGCCTCCACGTTGCGCGCGGTGGTGGCGCAGCGGCTGGTGCGGCGATTGTGTCCGTCATGCCGGCGCCCGATGAAGGCCGGTGAAACGGTTGCGATCCTGCTCGGCATCGCGCCTGGCACGATCGTGTATGAAGCGAATGGCTGCGGCGAGTGTTCGCACACCGGCTATAAGGGCCGCGTCGGCGTGTTTGAGGCGGTGCGCGTGGACGATACGATCCGCCGCCTCATCAACGAGGGCGCCGATGAGGTGGCGATCGCGCGGCATGCCTTCGCCGTCAACGAAACGCTGGCCGACGCCGCGCGCCGGCTCGTCGAACAGGGCGTGACGACGGCGGAGGAGGCGGTGCGCGTCTCCCGTCACGACGCGATGGATGAGGCGGATTCAGCCGATGTCTGA
- the gspD gene encoding type II secretion system secretin GspD, with translation MRVWPLATGLALALAMPVAAQTTLNVRDADIRAFIADAAKVTGRVFIIDGRVQGKVTVVTDRPLSKSEYFEVFLSTLRANGLVAVPTSNGALRVQPIDNAATQPGRVGLAGAARNQFVTEIVRLRSIDAQSAVDTVRPLVSPQGSVTANRGGNSIVVADFADNIRRVREVLQRIDNDNASTRVIALKNAGARDIATALQGLVGTPAQGGGQQTSVVAVEGANSIALRGDPSTVARLAQVALDLDQKAKSGTEIRVVFLEHADAAQLLPVLQQLVGQAPDQIPQTTLTQSNFGASSSGTSGGRSGASAPLATMASQSQSQAAPGGGAAGQAAISTQGGRAPAVVTRFVGANAIVIAAPADIQRQLSEVVRQLDTRREQVLVEAIVAEVSDTTANQLGFQFLLGSLKGGAFGATSFSGSAPNLLTIAGAIGARQLATTTTTVNGTTTVTTTDNSVSDALAQQAVNSILGASGGFAGYGGQIGDAIFGTIINAVKSDTTSNLLQAPSLITLDNQEARILVGQEIPITTGQALSQNFDNAFRTVQRENVGIQLEVRPQVNSSGSIKLFLHQQVSSIAGPVSSDNSDLILNKREVETTLTVDDGQIAIIGGLLDDNERRTIEKVPLLGDIPGLGQLFRSRAKTRTKTNLMVFIRPTILRNASDNRRVTEQRYGYLRLQQGIQDPKREPSIDELVRDYLGAAPPIPSAPVPGNIEDPRVNVPVQRNSTVTIKRGKPK, from the coding sequence ATGAGGGTGTGGCCGCTTGCGACCGGGCTAGCGCTCGCACTTGCGATGCCGGTGGCGGCGCAGACGACGCTCAACGTGCGCGATGCCGATATCCGCGCCTTTATCGCGGATGCGGCGAAGGTGACGGGGCGTGTTTTCATCATCGATGGCCGGGTGCAGGGCAAGGTTACGGTGGTGACCGACCGGCCGCTCAGCAAATCCGAATATTTCGAGGTGTTCCTCTCCACGTTGCGTGCCAATGGCCTTGTCGCGGTGCCGACCAGCAACGGCGCGCTACGCGTTCAGCCGATCGACAATGCGGCGACTCAGCCCGGGCGCGTTGGTCTCGCAGGGGCGGCGCGCAACCAGTTCGTGACGGAGATCGTGCGGCTGCGCTCGATCGACGCGCAAAGCGCGGTCGATACGGTGCGGCCGCTGGTCAGCCCGCAAGGGTCCGTCACCGCCAATCGTGGCGGCAATTCGATCGTCGTCGCCGATTTCGCGGACAATATCCGTCGTGTGCGCGAGGTGTTGCAGCGCATCGATAACGACAATGCCTCCACCCGCGTGATCGCGCTGAAGAATGCCGGCGCGCGCGATATCGCCACCGCGCTTCAGGGGCTGGTAGGCACCCCGGCGCAAGGCGGCGGGCAGCAGACCAGCGTGGTCGCGGTTGAGGGGGCCAATTCGATCGCGCTGCGCGGTGATCCCTCTACGGTGGCACGGCTGGCGCAGGTGGCGCTGGACCTCGATCAGAAGGCCAAGAGCGGCACCGAGATTCGTGTCGTCTTCCTCGAACATGCCGATGCCGCGCAGCTTCTGCCAGTGCTGCAGCAACTTGTCGGACAGGCGCCGGACCAAATCCCGCAAACCACGCTGACGCAATCGAATTTCGGCGCGTCATCGTCGGGCACCAGTGGGGGGCGTTCGGGCGCCAGCGCGCCGCTAGCGACCATGGCATCGCAATCGCAGTCACAAGCAGCGCCCGGCGGCGGAGCGGCGGGACAAGCGGCGATCTCCACACAGGGCGGTCGCGCACCGGCCGTGGTGACGCGCTTCGTTGGTGCGAATGCGATCGTCATCGCCGCCCCTGCCGATATCCAGCGCCAGCTTTCGGAAGTGGTGCGTCAGCTCGACACCCGGCGCGAACAGGTGCTGGTCGAAGCGATCGTCGCCGAGGTTTCGGATACGACGGCCAACCAGCTAGGCTTCCAGTTCCTGCTCGGCAGCCTGAAGGGCGGGGCGTTCGGTGCGACGAGCTTCTCCGGGTCCGCGCCCAATCTGCTGACCATCGCCGGTGCGATCGGCGCGCGGCAACTCGCGACGACCACGACGACGGTCAACGGCACCACCACCGTCACCACAACCGATAACAGCGTCAGCGATGCGCTGGCGCAACAGGCGGTGAACTCGATCCTCGGCGCGAGCGGGGGCTTCGCCGGCTATGGCGGCCAGATCGGTGACGCGATTTTCGGCACGATCATCAATGCGGTGAAATCCGACACCACGTCGAATCTGTTGCAGGCGCCCAGCCTCATCACGCTCGACAATCAGGAAGCGCGCATCCTCGTCGGGCAGGAAATCCCGATCACCACGGGGCAGGCGCTCAGCCAGAATTTCGACAATGCCTTCCGCACCGTGCAGCGTGAGAATGTCGGCATCCAGCTTGAGGTGCGCCCGCAGGTCAATTCGTCGGGATCGATCAAATTGTTCCTGCACCAGCAGGTCAGCTCGATCGCGGGCCCTGTTTCGAGCGACAATTCCGATCTCATCCTCAACAAGCGCGAGGTGGAGACGACGCTCACCGTGGACGACGGGCAGATCGCGATCATCGGCGGCTTGCTCGACGACAATGAGCGCCGCACGATCGAGAAGGTGCCGTTGCTCGGCGATATTCCGGGGCTTGGCCAGCTATTCCGTTCGAGGGCGAAGACCCGGACCAAGACCAATTTGATGGTGTTCATCCGCCCGACGATCCTGCGCAACGCAAGCGACAATCGCCGCGTGACGGAGCAGCGCTACGGCTATCTCCGTCTCCAGCAGGGGATACAGGATCCGAAGCGCGAGCCGTCGATCGACGAACTGGTCCGGGATTATCTGGGCGCGGCGCCCCCGATCCCGTCCGCGCCGGTACCGGGCAATATCGAAGACCCGCGCGTCAACGTGCCGGTGCAGCGCAATTCCACGGTGACGATCAAGCGCGGGAAGCCGAAATGA
- a CDS encoding type II secretion system protein N has protein sequence MEVARLAWVMVTPISPLGDWRPIGPTIPGAPGDVLRNVDPFYRLGGQSDGAPAVVTSLHLTLFGTRINEATGRGSAILAGPDGEQKSVNVGEEIITGVVLKEVAFDHVTIERGGVREDLFLDQSAGGAGAGSQLPGIPGPGVAAGSPPAAPGGAITIEKFQADIGLVPRVDGGRIIGLVVRSQGSGAAFRAAGLKEGDIITSIGGRPVNNSADFDNIAAGLSEGGTLSLTVLRNGQSVPLSVPVAAR, from the coding sequence GTGGAAGTGGCGCGGCTGGCCTGGGTGATGGTTACGCCGATCTCGCCGTTGGGAGATTGGCGGCCGATCGGGCCGACGATCCCGGGTGCGCCGGGCGACGTGCTGCGTAACGTCGATCCCTTTTATCGACTCGGCGGTCAGAGTGATGGCGCGCCCGCAGTTGTCACTTCACTGCACCTCACCTTGTTCGGTACACGGATCAATGAGGCGACCGGGCGCGGGTCCGCGATTCTTGCCGGACCGGATGGTGAGCAGAAAAGCGTGAATGTCGGGGAAGAGATCATCACTGGTGTAGTGCTTAAGGAAGTCGCTTTCGATCATGTGACGATCGAGCGCGGCGGAGTGCGTGAGGATTTGTTTCTCGATCAATCCGCAGGCGGCGCGGGTGCCGGGTCGCAATTGCCCGGGATACCGGGGCCGGGCGTAGCGGCTGGATCGCCACCCGCTGCCCCCGGTGGGGCGATCACCATCGAGAAGTTTCAGGCCGACATAGGGTTGGTGCCGCGCGTCGATGGCGGGCGGATCATCGGCCTCGTCGTGCGGTCGCAAGGCTCCGGCGCGGCATTTCGCGCCGCCGGGCTGAAGGAGGGCGACATCATTACCTCGATCGGGGGCCGACCTGTGAATAACTCGGCCGATTTCGACAATATCGCCGCAGGCCTCAGTGAGGGGGGAACGCTCTCGCTCACGGTGCTGCGCAACGGCCAGTCGGTGCCACTATCCGTGCCGGTGGCCGCGCGATGA
- a CDS encoding PEPxxWA-CTERM sorting domain-containing protein has protein sequence MRSGRLRSPALLNRGFGMRVILKIAAAAAVAAAVPAGAAPVITSAAVTGPSGTVWNTKVDSYYTLFLQNPYGNNLNPNDNFTSAALDPNRTDVTMAGDGWPQHSVSGNSDPYYTLTLILTENNISKTLSGIFTEPTMFGSNGSFAAVNGIVNFSGVNYSLTDFNWFRGMSNIVGSYSVASKNDPNRPIGANYDYQGAFTIKAAGVPEPATWGLMILGFGAVAGMMRRRREDAVEATA, from the coding sequence GTGCGCAGCGGTCGTTTACGTTCACCAGCTTTATTGAATAGGGGATTTGGTATGCGTGTAATTCTGAAGATTGCCGCCGCTGCCGCAGTAGCGGCCGCCGTTCCGGCAGGAGCCGCGCCTGTCATTACTTCGGCTGCGGTCACGGGCCCGTCGGGCACCGTTTGGAATACGAAGGTCGACAGCTATTACACGCTGTTCCTCCAGAATCCTTATGGCAACAACCTTAACCCGAATGACAACTTCACCTCCGCTGCGCTCGATCCGAACCGCACCGATGTGACGATGGCTGGTGACGGTTGGCCGCAGCATAGCGTTTCGGGAAATTCCGATCCCTATTACACGCTGACGCTGATCCTCACCGAGAACAACATATCGAAGACGCTGTCCGGTATTTTTACCGAGCCGACGATGTTCGGTAGCAACGGTTCGTTCGCGGCGGTCAACGGGATCGTGAACTTTTCGGGCGTGAATTACTCGCTGACGGATTTCAACTGGTTCCGCGGCATGTCTAACATTGTCGGATCCTACTCTGTCGCCAGCAAGAATGATCCGAATCGCCCGATCGGTGCGAACTACGATTATCAGGGTGCGTTCACGATCAAGGCGGCGGGTGTGCCGGAGCCGGCGACCTGGGGCCTGATGATCCTTGGTTTCGGTGCGGTTGCGGGCATGATGCGCCGCCGTCGCGAAGATGCGGTCGAAGCCACCGCATAA
- a CDS encoding HU family DNA-binding protein, giving the protein MNKQELIAAVANASGLGKGDASRAVEAVFDTISASLKKGDEVRLVGFGTFAVSKRKASTGRNPRTGEPMTIKASTQPKFKAGKVLKDSLN; this is encoded by the coding sequence ATGAACAAGCAGGAACTGATCGCGGCGGTGGCGAATGCCTCCGGCCTCGGCAAGGGTGATGCCAGCCGGGCCGTCGAAGCGGTTTTCGACACCATCTCGGCCAGTCTGAAGAAGGGCGACGAAGTGCGCCTGGTTGGCTTTGGCACCTTCGCGGTTTCGAAGCGCAAGGCTTCCACCGGCCGCAACCCGCGCACTGGCGAGCCGATGACCATCAAGGCGTCGACTCAGCCCAAGTTCAAAGCGGGCAAGGTTCTGAAAGATTCGCTCAACTGA